In Musa acuminata AAA Group cultivar baxijiao chromosome BXJ2-10, Cavendish_Baxijiao_AAA, whole genome shotgun sequence, a genomic segment contains:
- the LOC103969266 gene encoding probable transcription factor GLK1 isoform X2 — translation MLAVEPLRGSSGEDRDGAMGSFSVADVDFADEALLEDISFGDLFLGIDHGDVLPDLELDPAEIFAEFSVGEEHSGSTTAWEAAEGMLGVDGASQDVVVAALEEHNGGRGEEVVSAMTREESMVMPSRARPSSPDGNKGRTPSAAAAAKGSHRKRKAKVDWTPELHRRFVQAVEQLGIDKAVPSRILELMGIDCLTRHNIASHLQKYRSHRKHLLAREAEAVSWSQRRQVYAAGAGAKRDINPWVAPTIGFVPPTPAAPPSAVQLFRPLHVWGHPTTEAPLVHMWLRHVAPRSPTVPWAPQPPPSPPDPAYWHHHYQWGSREGWFPRAMTQGTPCFAPPLPTARFPAPHVPGIAPHPMYRPPPPVVTKRSSSQLHLDAHPSMESVDAAIGDVLAQPWLPLPLGLKSPSMDSVLVELQKKGVQKVPPACG, via the exons ATGCTTGCGGTCGAACCGTTGAGAGGTTCCAGCGGAGAGGATCGAGATGGGGCGATGGGGAGCTTCTCCGTCGCCGACGTCGACTTTGCCGACGAGGCCCTGCTCGAAGACATCAGCTTCGGTGACCTCTTCCTGGGAATCGACCACGGGGACGTGCTCCCGGACCTCGAGCTGGATCCAGCTGAGATTTTTGCGGAGTTCTCGGTTGGGGAGGAGCACTCGGGATCGACGACGGCCTGGGAGGCGGCCGAAGGGATGCTTGGCGTAGATGGCGCGTCGCAGGACGTGGTGGTGGCCGCCTTGGAGGAGCACAACGGAGGTCGCGGCGAGGAGGTGGTGAGTGCGATGACGAGGGAGGAGTCCATGGTCATGCCATCTCGAGCGCGGCCTTCGTCGCCGGACGGCAATAAAGGCCGTACGCCATCCGCTGCCGCGGCCGCGAAGGGCTCACATAGGAAGCGCAAAGCAAAG GTGGACTGGACGCCGGAGCTGCACCGGAGATTCGTGCAGGCGGTGGAGCAGCTGGGGATCGACAAAGCAGTGCCCTCGAGGATTTTGGAGCTCATGGGGATCGACTGCCTCACTCGACACAACATCGCCAGCCACCTACAG AAGTACCGATCTCATCGGAAGCATTTGCTGGCGAGGGAGGCAGAGGCGGTGAGCTGGAGTCAGCGACGCCAAGTGTACGCGGCCGGAGCAGGCGCAAAGAGGGACATCAACCCCTGGGTTGCCCCTACCATCGGCTTCGTTCCTCCTACGCCGGCGGCGCCGCCGTCTGCAGTCCAGCTTTTTAGACCGCTGCATGTTTGGGGGCATCCCACGACAGAAGCACCGCTAGTCCACATGTGGTTACGACATGTTGCGCCGCGGTCTCCCACCGTGCCGTGGGCTCCTCAGCCACCACCATCGCCACCTGACCCTGCGTATTGGCATCACCACTACCAGTGG GGAAGTAGAGAAGGGTGGTTTCCGCGTGCCATGACCCAGGGAACTCCTTGCTTTGCTCCGCCACTGCCCACGGCG AGGTTTCCGGCTCCACATGTTCCTGGCATTGCTCCGCATCCCATGTACAGACCGCCACCTCCTGTTGTGACCAAGCGTTCGAGCTCGCAGCTTCATCTCGATGCTCATCCA TCGATGGAAAGCGTAGATGCAGCAATAGGAGATGTTTTAGCGCAGCCATGGCTGCCATTGCCGCTTGGATTGAAGTCCCCATCGATGGATAGTGTGTTGGTGGAGCTCCAGAAGAAAGGAGTACAGAAAGTGCCACCAGCTTGTGGTTAA
- the LOC103969266 gene encoding probable transcription factor GLK1 isoform X1: protein MLAVEPLRGSSGEDRDGAMGSFSVADVDFADEALLEDISFGDLFLGIDHGDVLPDLELDPAEIFAEFSVGEEHSGSTTAWEAAEGMLGVDGASQDVVVAALEEHNGGRGEEVVSAMTREESMVMPSRARPSSPDGNKGRTPSAAAAAKGSHRKRKAKVDWTPELHRRFVQAVEQLGIDKAVPSRILELMGIDCLTRHNIASHLQKYRSHRKHLLAREAEAVSWSQRRQVYAAGAGAKRDINPWVAPTIGFVPPTPAAPPSAVQLFRPLHVWGHPTTEAPLVHMWLRHVAPRSPTVPWAPQPPPSPPDPAYWHHHYQWGSREGWFPRAMTQGTPCFAPPLPTAVNNRFPAPHVPGIAPHPMYRPPPPVVTKRSSSQLHLDAHPSMESVDAAIGDVLAQPWLPLPLGLKSPSMDSVLVELQKKGVQKVPPACG, encoded by the exons ATGCTTGCGGTCGAACCGTTGAGAGGTTCCAGCGGAGAGGATCGAGATGGGGCGATGGGGAGCTTCTCCGTCGCCGACGTCGACTTTGCCGACGAGGCCCTGCTCGAAGACATCAGCTTCGGTGACCTCTTCCTGGGAATCGACCACGGGGACGTGCTCCCGGACCTCGAGCTGGATCCAGCTGAGATTTTTGCGGAGTTCTCGGTTGGGGAGGAGCACTCGGGATCGACGACGGCCTGGGAGGCGGCCGAAGGGATGCTTGGCGTAGATGGCGCGTCGCAGGACGTGGTGGTGGCCGCCTTGGAGGAGCACAACGGAGGTCGCGGCGAGGAGGTGGTGAGTGCGATGACGAGGGAGGAGTCCATGGTCATGCCATCTCGAGCGCGGCCTTCGTCGCCGGACGGCAATAAAGGCCGTACGCCATCCGCTGCCGCGGCCGCGAAGGGCTCACATAGGAAGCGCAAAGCAAAG GTGGACTGGACGCCGGAGCTGCACCGGAGATTCGTGCAGGCGGTGGAGCAGCTGGGGATCGACAAAGCAGTGCCCTCGAGGATTTTGGAGCTCATGGGGATCGACTGCCTCACTCGACACAACATCGCCAGCCACCTACAG AAGTACCGATCTCATCGGAAGCATTTGCTGGCGAGGGAGGCAGAGGCGGTGAGCTGGAGTCAGCGACGCCAAGTGTACGCGGCCGGAGCAGGCGCAAAGAGGGACATCAACCCCTGGGTTGCCCCTACCATCGGCTTCGTTCCTCCTACGCCGGCGGCGCCGCCGTCTGCAGTCCAGCTTTTTAGACCGCTGCATGTTTGGGGGCATCCCACGACAGAAGCACCGCTAGTCCACATGTGGTTACGACATGTTGCGCCGCGGTCTCCCACCGTGCCGTGGGCTCCTCAGCCACCACCATCGCCACCTGACCCTGCGTATTGGCATCACCACTACCAGTGG GGAAGTAGAGAAGGGTGGTTTCCGCGTGCCATGACCCAGGGAACTCCTTGCTTTGCTCCGCCACTGCCCACGGCGGTAAACAAC AGGTTTCCGGCTCCACATGTTCCTGGCATTGCTCCGCATCCCATGTACAGACCGCCACCTCCTGTTGTGACCAAGCGTTCGAGCTCGCAGCTTCATCTCGATGCTCATCCA TCGATGGAAAGCGTAGATGCAGCAATAGGAGATGTTTTAGCGCAGCCATGGCTGCCATTGCCGCTTGGATTGAAGTCCCCATCGATGGATAGTGTGTTGGTGGAGCTCCAGAAGAAAGGAGTACAGAAAGTGCCACCAGCTTGTGGTTAA
- the LOC103969267 gene encoding uncharacterized protein LOC103969267 produces the protein MADWTSTHRLWEKWASNNVGSSGEPLKAALLLNYDPSAPSRLLSLIAEQEGTDLKAVDLNPFIDFVKQNNLQKEFFFIGPEQYLVTSIYEHWFCARCVNTLNPGGEGAIIMQIASHLLIGMYEGSIGAASLAMVAVDQFAWQLCRKSH, from the exons ATGGCGGATTGGACTTCGACGCACCGACTCTGGGAGAAGTGGGCATCCAACAACGTCGGTTCCTCGG GTGAGCCACTGAAGGCGGCGTTGCTGCTCAACTACGACCCAAGCGCCCCTTCTCGCCTCTTGTCCCTCAT AGCAGAACAAGAGGGAACAGATCTGAAGGCTGTTGACTTGAACCCATTCATTGACTTTGTCAAGCAAAACAATCTCCAGAAGGAGTTTTTCTTTATTGGTCCTGAACAAT ATTTAGTTACATCCATATATGAGCATTGGTTTTGCGCTCGGTGCGTGAATACACTCAACCCTGGTGGTGAAGGTGCCATAATCATGCAGATTGCATCACATCTACTGATTGGCAT GTATGAAGGTTCAATTGGGGCCGCATCGCTTGCAATGGTGGCTGTCGATCAGTTTGCATGGCAATTATGTAGAAAAAGTCATTGA